One window of Psychrobacillus sp. FSL H8-0483 genomic DNA carries:
- a CDS encoding DegT/DnrJ/EryC1/StrS family aminotransferase, with product MQFRDLQAQYQTYKHEIDSAIQSVLFHSNYIEGREVKELEKRLANYVGVKHCITCANGTEAMTLVLMAWGIGEGDAIFVPDLTFFSTGEVVSYCGATPVFVDVCKDTFNMDPTQLEKAIVKTLKEGKVTPKVIIPVDLFGLPADHLEIERIAKKYNLLVLEDAAQGFGGNIHGKRACSFGDAATTSFFPAKPLGCYGDGGAIFTDDDELAELLKSLKVHGKGESKYDNIRIGLNSRLDTIQAAILQVKLDALIQHELDDVNRIYQLYNEKLSGMVDTPAIPDGFFSSFAQYTIKLKSREQRDQLQQHLNKNGIPSIVYYVNPMHKQKAFVHLQFNEEDFQVTNELCDCVLSLPMHPYLKETDVELVAKVVSDYIKKSNL from the coding sequence ATGCAATTTCGAGATTTACAGGCTCAATATCAGACCTATAAACATGAAATCGATTCAGCGATTCAAAGTGTTCTGTTTCATTCCAATTATATCGAAGGAAGAGAGGTAAAGGAACTCGAAAAAAGATTAGCTAATTATGTAGGTGTTAAGCATTGCATCACGTGTGCGAATGGAACAGAAGCGATGACTCTCGTGCTGATGGCGTGGGGAATTGGGGAAGGCGATGCAATATTTGTTCCGGATTTAACTTTCTTCTCAACTGGAGAAGTCGTTTCGTACTGTGGTGCAACACCAGTGTTTGTCGATGTATGTAAAGATACCTTTAACATGGATCCAACGCAACTAGAGAAGGCCATTGTTAAAACGTTGAAAGAAGGGAAAGTCACACCAAAAGTGATTATTCCCGTTGATTTATTTGGATTACCTGCAGATCATCTTGAAATTGAACGGATCGCAAAGAAGTATAATTTATTAGTTTTAGAAGACGCTGCCCAAGGCTTTGGGGGCAATATTCATGGGAAACGAGCATGCAGTTTTGGTGATGCCGCAACAACTTCTTTCTTCCCAGCGAAGCCTTTAGGTTGTTATGGAGATGGTGGGGCAATTTTTACGGATGATGATGAATTAGCAGAGTTGTTAAAGTCTTTGAAGGTTCATGGAAAAGGCGAAAGTAAGTACGACAATATTCGCATTGGGTTGAATTCGCGACTTGATACGATCCAAGCAGCCATTTTACAAGTCAAGCTTGACGCGCTCATCCAGCATGAATTGGATGACGTAAACCGAATTTATCAACTTTATAATGAAAAATTGAGCGGAATGGTTGATACACCTGCCATCCCCGATGGATTTTTTTCTAGCTTTGCCCAGTATACTATTAAGCTTAAGAGTAGGGAACAACGGGATCAGTTACAACAACATCTCAATAAGAACGGGATTCCAAGTATCGTGTATTACGTGAATCCAATGCATAAACAGAAAGCATTTGTACATTTACAATTTAATGAAGAAGATTTTCAAGTTACTAACGAGCTTTGTGATTGTGTTTTGTCGTTACCAATGCATCCATATTTGAAGGAAACGGATGTAGAACTTGTAGCAAAAGTGGTTTCAGACTATATCAAGAAGAGCAACTTATAG
- a CDS encoding glycosyltransferase family 4 protein, producing MTSAHERYDIRIFEKECKSLASHGYDVSLIVNDQLPNETVDQVKIISTNFKPKSRLDRMLNSKKKIFKKAVEVDADIYHYHDPELMPIGNKLKKRGKKVIFDSHENYPMQIKEKEYIPKFLRKVIAKIYFMYETYSINRIDAVVFPCTYSLKNPFENRAKKTAFIDNFPMLHELYDRFNEKEEKLKNTICHIGTLTHDRGITYNIQAAYKAKVNLILGGVLSPDRYLQDVRGMKEFACVDYRRHVNREEVTDILRKSRIGLCTVLNVGQYNKGDHFATKVYEYMAMGLPVIITDYPYAREELKRYKFGIPVDPENVDEIAEAILYLLKNPDIAKEMGKNGRLAVKEKYNWSIEEQKLIRLYESL from the coding sequence ATGACGAGTGCTCATGAACGTTATGATATTCGCATATTTGAAAAGGAATGTAAATCATTAGCAAGTCATGGCTATGATGTCTCCTTAATTGTAAATGATCAATTACCTAATGAAACAGTGGATCAGGTAAAGATCATCTCGACCAATTTTAAGCCAAAGAGCCGACTTGATCGGATGTTGAACTCCAAGAAAAAGATATTTAAAAAAGCGGTGGAAGTAGATGCCGATATCTATCATTATCATGATCCTGAATTAATGCCAATCGGGAATAAGTTAAAAAAACGAGGAAAGAAAGTTATCTTTGATTCCCACGAAAATTATCCGATGCAAATTAAAGAAAAAGAATATATTCCAAAGTTTTTACGGAAGGTCATCGCAAAAATATATTTCATGTATGAAACCTATTCGATTAACCGAATTGATGCGGTCGTCTTTCCATGTACGTATAGTTTGAAAAATCCTTTTGAAAACCGGGCGAAAAAAACGGCATTTATCGATAATTTTCCCATGTTACACGAATTGTACGATCGTTTTAATGAAAAGGAAGAAAAACTAAAGAATACGATTTGTCATATTGGCACGCTAACCCATGATCGAGGTATCACGTATAACATTCAAGCTGCCTATAAAGCGAAGGTTAACTTGATATTGGGGGGCGTCTTATCCCCTGATCGTTATCTTCAAGACGTTCGTGGAATGAAAGAGTTTGCGTGTGTGGATTATAGAAGGCATGTAAATCGAGAAGAAGTAACGGATATTTTGCGAAAAAGTAGGATTGGTCTATGTACAGTTTTAAATGTTGGCCAATATAACAAAGGCGATCATTTTGCAACAAAAGTCTATGAATATATGGCGATGGGATTGCCCGTCATTATAACCGATTATCCATATGCCAGGGAAGAATTGAAAAGATACAAATTTGGCATCCCAGTTGACCCCGAAAATGTTGATGAAATCGCAGAGGCTATTTTGTATTTATTGAAAAATCCTGACATTGCAAAAGAAATGGGGAAAAATGGCCGTTTAGCAGTTAAAGAAAAATACAATTGGAGTATCGAAGAACAAAAATTAATTCGTTTATATGAGAGTCTATAA
- a CDS encoding PIG-L deacetylase family protein, whose amino-acid sequence MKVLVFAPHNDDEVLGVGGTIAKYAAQGHEVFICEVTKSNTDEEVKEERSEALAAHQLLGVKETIFLDFPIVTLRETPLVKINAEFLKVVEDIRPNIAFIPHKGDMHMDHTVVSHSAMVALRPINGIKVENIYAYETLSETEWNLPTVDNAYMPNVWSDISKFIDLKKEAMNCYQSQLKHPPHPRTLEIIEALAKLRGSTVGVPFAESFMLVRRLI is encoded by the coding sequence ATGAAGGTGTTGGTATTTGCACCACACAATGATGATGAGGTATTAGGTGTTGGCGGTACGATTGCGAAGTATGCAGCACAAGGTCATGAAGTGTTTATTTGTGAGGTCACTAAAAGTAATACAGATGAAGAGGTCAAAGAAGAACGTTCAGAAGCATTAGCTGCTCATCAACTATTAGGTGTTAAGGAAACGATCTTTTTAGATTTTCCCATTGTGACTTTAAGAGAAACTCCTTTAGTGAAAATTAATGCTGAATTTTTAAAAGTTGTGGAAGATATTCGACCAAACATTGCATTTATTCCTCATAAAGGTGATATGCATATGGACCATACTGTTGTCTCTCACAGTGCAATGGTGGCATTAAGACCAATTAATGGCATTAAGGTGGAGAATATTTATGCATATGAAACCCTTTCAGAAACAGAATGGAATCTTCCCACAGTAGACAATGCCTATATGCCAAATGTATGGAGTGATATCTCGAAATTTATCGACTTAAAGAAAGAAGCAATGAACTGTTATCAATCACAACTAAAACATCCCCCTCATCCTCGAACACTTGAAATCATTGAAGCATTGGCAAAGCTTAGAGGCTCAACAGTTGGTGTACCATTTGCGGAAAGTTTTATGTTAGTTAGAAGATTAATTTAG
- a CDS encoding Gfo/Idh/MocA family oxidoreductase has protein sequence MTSLRFAIIGCGRISPNHIAAAIQNKLEIVAICDLEEAKMEHTISTFHLLNGVKKYKDYREMLAIEKPDLVAICTESGKHGQIALDCIDVGSHLIIEKPIALSLEEADQIIEKAKAKNVKVSACHQNRFNKSVQKLREAVEASRFGRLLHGTAHIRWNRGKDYYIQAPWRGTWQQDGGALMNQCIHNIDLLRWMMGDDIIEVVGMTDNLKHPFIEAEDLGIALVRFANGSFGVIEGTTNIYPQNFEETLYVFGDQGTVKIGGKSVNIIEEWLFADQLDDSEEVKAKYHENPPTVYGFGHTPLYADVIEAIEQDREPYVTAEDGRRALELVLAIYKSAAEKKSVQLPLQKASTLDFINLFHRVSESGQGHD, from the coding sequence ATGACGAGCTTACGTTTTGCCATCATAGGTTGCGGGAGAATTTCACCAAATCATATCGCCGCGGCCATTCAAAACAAGCTAGAGATTGTTGCCATTTGTGATCTTGAGGAAGCGAAAATGGAGCATACCATTTCAACATTTCATCTATTAAATGGAGTAAAAAAATATAAAGATTATAGAGAAATGCTCGCAATCGAGAAACCTGATTTAGTGGCGATTTGTACAGAAAGCGGGAAACATGGGCAAATTGCATTGGATTGTATCGATGTGGGAAGCCATTTGATTATCGAAAAACCCATCGCGCTTTCTTTAGAAGAAGCCGATCAAATCATTGAAAAGGCAAAGGCGAAAAATGTAAAGGTCAGCGCGTGCCATCAAAATCGGTTTAATAAATCGGTTCAAAAATTAAGAGAAGCAGTAGAGGCAAGTCGTTTTGGTAGACTACTTCACGGTACCGCTCATATTCGTTGGAACCGTGGGAAGGATTACTACATCCAAGCGCCTTGGCGTGGAACGTGGCAGCAAGACGGTGGCGCGCTCATGAATCAATGTATTCATAATATTGATCTTTTGCGTTGGATGATGGGTGACGACATCATAGAAGTTGTCGGAATGACGGATAATTTAAAGCATCCATTTATCGAGGCAGAAGATCTCGGGATTGCGTTAGTTCGATTTGCAAACGGTAGTTTTGGTGTCATCGAAGGAACAACAAACATCTATCCTCAAAATTTTGAGGAAACACTCTATGTGTTCGGGGATCAAGGTACCGTCAAAATTGGTGGGAAATCGGTGAATATTATTGAAGAATGGCTGTTTGCGGATCAATTGGATGATTCAGAGGAAGTAAAAGCCAAGTATCACGAAAATCCCCCAACCGTTTATGGCTTCGGTCATACGCCACTCTATGCAGACGTTATTGAGGCGATTGAGCAGGACCGTGAACCGTATGTGACGGCTGAGGATGGCAGAAGAGCATTGGAACTCGTTCTTGCCATTTATAAGTCAGCAGCTGAAAAGAAAAGTGTCCAACTACCGCTTCAAAAGGCAAGTACATTGGATTTTATTAATTTGTTTCATCGAGTCAGTGAAAGTGGGCAGGGCCATGACTGA
- a CDS encoding sugar transferase, whose protein sequence is MYTVSNLNLFFKRLIDLVGSGLGLLLLSPLIVVIVLLMKITMPGPVFFKQERVGKSGVDFHIFKFRTMKVDVEAERNLDFSKDENRITALGKFLRRTKIDELPQLVNVLVGEMSLVGPRPTVQIQVEEYTPIQMQRLQMKPGMTGLAQVNGNNSISWEQRIKYDLSYIQNYSILLDVKIICKTVAIVLFGEEKYKRG, encoded by the coding sequence ATGTACACAGTCAGTAATCTGAACCTGTTTTTTAAAAGACTGATCGATCTAGTTGGTAGTGGTTTAGGATTGCTATTGTTATCACCATTGATTGTTGTGATTGTCTTGCTTATGAAAATCACGATGCCTGGTCCCGTTTTTTTTAAGCAAGAAAGGGTGGGGAAAAGCGGGGTAGACTTCCATATATTTAAATTCCGAACGATGAAGGTTGACGTGGAAGCAGAGAGAAATTTAGATTTTTCAAAGGATGAAAATCGAATTACTGCATTAGGAAAATTTTTAAGAAGGACAAAAATAGACGAACTTCCGCAGCTTGTCAATGTTTTGGTAGGAGAGATGAGTTTAGTAGGACCTAGACCAACAGTTCAAATACAAGTGGAGGAATATACACCGATTCAGATGCAACGCCTTCAGATGAAACCAGGAATGACAGGTCTTGCCCAAGTGAACGGAAACAATTCTATATCGTGGGAACAACGAATTAAATATGATCTTTCATATATTCAAAATTATTCCATTTTACTCGATGTTAAAATCATCTGTAAAACGGTCGCGATTGTTTTATTTGGTGAAGAGAAATATAAAAGAGGTTAA
- a CDS encoding pyridoxal-dependent decarboxylase: protein MKNQRLTHDHLETPYFLIDENELDSNLNQLKDALRKHWDHSIIGYSFKTNGLPWLLNYFKERGIYAEVVSDDEYELAKKLGYEKDKIIYNGVAKSKETFIEAIRNGCIVNVDSLRELDWLRELDQSSGEIFEVGIRVNFDLERACPNETVMGVEGGRFGFCYENGDLKKAIDTVNALTTISLTGLHLHCSTKTRSLNIYRAISKIACEITQKYSLFGLKYIDVGGGFFGGLKDKPQFDEYIEVISSELSKVFNKEEVVLIVEPGTSIVSSPFSFVTSVVDVKQTSANHFVTTDGSHININPLKNKGIKFFRVQYKNSEDRKLIDKQVISGFTCMEDDRIMVLEDAPQVLVGDQIIYEKVGAYSMSLSPLFIKFFPAVYVEKDGVMMEAREKWTADHYL, encoded by the coding sequence GTGAAAAATCAAAGGTTGACGCATGATCACTTAGAAACACCATATTTTTTAATCGATGAAAACGAATTAGATTCAAACCTCAATCAGCTGAAAGACGCACTTCGGAAACATTGGGATCACTCAATCATCGGTTATTCATTCAAAACGAACGGCTTACCTTGGTTATTGAATTACTTTAAAGAGCGCGGAATCTATGCAGAAGTAGTTTCAGACGATGAATATGAATTAGCGAAGAAGCTGGGGTATGAAAAAGATAAAATCATTTATAACGGAGTCGCCAAATCAAAAGAAACGTTTATCGAAGCCATCAGAAATGGATGTATTGTGAATGTTGATTCGCTAAGGGAGCTAGATTGGCTTAGGGAGTTGGATCAATCTAGTGGGGAAATTTTTGAGGTTGGCATTCGCGTGAACTTTGATTTGGAGCGTGCCTGTCCGAATGAAACCGTTATGGGAGTAGAGGGTGGACGATTCGGGTTTTGTTATGAAAATGGGGATTTAAAGAAAGCGATTGATACTGTCAATGCGCTAACAACGATCAGCTTAACAGGCCTGCATCTACATTGCAGCACAAAGACGAGAAGTTTAAATATCTATCGAGCGATTTCGAAAATAGCTTGTGAAATCACACAAAAATATTCACTCTTCGGGCTAAAATACATTGATGTTGGTGGGGGGTTCTTTGGAGGGCTGAAAGATAAACCCCAGTTTGATGAATATATCGAAGTCATTTCTTCTGAATTAAGCAAAGTGTTTAACAAAGAGGAAGTGGTATTAATCGTAGAACCAGGAACGTCGATTGTTTCCTCTCCATTTAGTTTTGTCACAAGTGTCGTTGATGTGAAACAAACGAGTGCGAATCATTTTGTCACAACGGATGGTAGTCACATTAATATCAATCCACTGAAAAATAAGGGGATCAAGTTTTTTAGGGTTCAGTATAAGAATAGTGAGGATAGAAAGCTTATCGACAAACAAGTCATCTCTGGATTTACCTGCATGGAGGATGACCGAATCATGGTGCTAGAAGACGCTCCTCAAGTTTTGGTTGGGGATCAAATCATTTATGAAAAAGTTGGCGCGTATTCCATGAGTCTATCTCCGTTATTTATTAAGTTCTTTCCTGCTGTCTATGTCGAGAAAGATGGCGTGATGATGGAAGCTCGTGAAAAATGGACAGCTGATCATTATTTGTGA
- a CDS encoding GNAT family N-acetyltransferase, whose product MTDLEKYRQFSEQETTIPLFSKGWWMDAVCPNDWDVILIEENGEIRASLPYYLQQSSNVKEIRKATLTQTNGIWMRYPPDQKYERKLTYEKNMMTTIIDEIEKLGLTKYQQYFHYSVTNWLPFFWRGYSQTTRYTYVIHHTSNLDEVYQNFNSNIRKNIRKAEKTLQVYEGLGIHEFYHLNKLTFERQNIEIPYSFETVSRIDEACEQRNARRIYYCSDEQHQIHAAAYFVWDDETVYYLLSGSNPDYRNNQSLTLLIYEGIKLASRLNRKFDFEGSMKKNIEQFFRQFGAEQMPYHNIYKVF is encoded by the coding sequence ATGACTGACTTGGAAAAATATCGGCAATTCAGCGAGCAGGAAACAACCATTCCGTTATTTTCAAAAGGCTGGTGGATGGATGCGGTTTGTCCAAATGATTGGGATGTCATCTTAATTGAAGAAAACGGCGAAATCCGTGCGTCCTTGCCATACTATCTCCAACAGTCCAGTAATGTGAAAGAAATTCGAAAAGCAACATTAACCCAAACGAATGGTATTTGGATGCGTTATCCTCCAGATCAAAAATACGAAAGAAAACTGACGTATGAAAAAAACATGATGACTACCATCATAGATGAAATCGAGAAACTGGGGTTAACAAAATACCAACAATACTTTCATTATTCTGTGACGAACTGGTTACCTTTTTTCTGGCGTGGGTACTCGCAAACAACAAGGTATACGTATGTCATACACCATACTTCTAATCTTGATGAAGTCTATCAAAATTTCAATTCCAATATACGAAAGAATATAAGAAAAGCCGAGAAAACTTTGCAGGTTTATGAAGGTCTTGGAATCCATGAATTCTATCATTTAAATAAACTGACGTTTGAGAGGCAAAACATAGAGATCCCGTATTCATTTGAAACGGTTTCGAGAATTGATGAAGCATGTGAACAAAGAAATGCTAGGAGAATATATTATTGTTCGGATGAACAACATCAAATTCATGCCGCAGCTTATTTTGTTTGGGATGACGAGACGGTTTATTATTTATTGTCCGGTTCAAATCCTGACTATCGAAACAATCAATCATTAACTTTGCTCATTTATGAGGGAATTAAATTAGCGAGTCGGTTGAATCGGAAGTTTGATTTTGAAGGAAGCATGAAGAAAAATATTGAGCAGTTTTTCAGACAATTTGGTGCTGAGCAAATGCCTTACCATAATATTTATAAAGTCTTCTAG
- a CDS encoding ATP-grasp domain-containing protein produces MNILILSCGTRNKIVQYFKKELEGIGKVYATDFSPLAPALYDADQYFIVPRIDHQDYLSTILAICKNNDVKAVFTLIDPEISLLSKHREEFLNVGTIPIVSDLEIVEMCFDKFSLNTFLVKNGFHSIKSYINKEEFYRNVDAGVVDFPVFVKPVKGSASININKVTSKEEVELLFKNYKNMMIQEFIDGVEIGADVYIDLHSGEPVAIFTKEKLAMRAGETDKSISIKDEKLFDLIKDFVKVVGFRGIIDIDIFKVNGEYIISEVNPRFGGGYPHAYESGVNIPKMIVHNLHNQVNENVIGRYEERIRMMKYNEIKIISN; encoded by the coding sequence ATGAACATATTGATTCTTAGTTGTGGAACTAGGAATAAAATCGTTCAATACTTCAAAAAAGAGCTTGAAGGAATCGGCAAGGTCTACGCGACAGATTTTAGTCCTCTCGCACCAGCACTTTATGATGCGGACCAGTACTTTATCGTTCCAAGGATTGATCATCAAGATTATTTAAGTACGATTCTAGCAATATGTAAAAATAATGATGTCAAGGCTGTGTTTACGTTAATCGACCCGGAAATCAGTTTGTTATCGAAACATCGAGAAGAATTTTTAAACGTAGGCACCATCCCGATTGTGTCTGATTTAGAAATCGTTGAGATGTGCTTTGATAAGTTTTCGCTGAATACATTTCTAGTAAAAAACGGTTTTCATTCAATCAAAAGCTATATTAATAAAGAAGAATTTTATCGAAATGTGGATGCTGGGGTTGTAGACTTTCCCGTATTTGTTAAACCAGTAAAGGGCAGCGCAAGTATCAATATCAATAAAGTGACATCAAAAGAGGAAGTTGAATTATTATTTAAAAACTATAAGAATATGATGATTCAGGAATTTATAGATGGGGTTGAAATCGGCGCGGATGTGTATATAGATCTCCATTCAGGTGAACCCGTCGCCATTTTTACAAAAGAAAAGCTTGCGATGAGAGCAGGAGAAACGGATAAATCCATTTCTATCAAAGATGAAAAACTGTTTGATCTCATTAAAGATTTTGTGAAAGTGGTTGGTTTTAGAGGAATCATTGACATCGACATTTTTAAAGTAAATGGGGAATATATCATTTCGGAAGTGAATCCACGTTTTGGTGGAGGTTACCCGCATGCCTATGAAAGTGGTGTCAACATACCGAAGATGATCGTCCATAATTTACACAATCAAGTGAATGAAAATGTCATTGGTCGGTACGAAGAACGTATTCGGATGATGAAATACAACGAAATCAAGATTATTAGTAACTAG
- a CDS encoding methionyl-tRNA formyltransferase, which translates to MKSILIGSVDSSKVVLEEMIRLNFPVDLVFSLDEKYSKNVSGYEPIHELAEAHHIPFRKFKNINEDLYVKEITDHHPDYIFVVGLSQLIKPEIIHAARIGTIGFHPTPLPKFRGRAALVWQVLLGVRETKCSLFFIDEGMDSGDIVAQEAYVIEDSDYAIDVQDKSNEALQRMMHRVLPQMLDGTVTSVKQNEEEATYLLKRTPEDGRIDWQEPVEAIQRLIRAVSKPYPGAFSHYNGQHKLIFWRADYLENKKYVGIPGQIAQITNDYIDIVCKGGLLRVTEFENIDDVQMRAGYKFK; encoded by the coding sequence ATGAAGTCAATCCTAATTGGCTCTGTTGATTCAAGTAAAGTGGTACTTGAAGAAATGATTAGACTGAACTTTCCGGTGGATCTCGTATTTTCACTGGATGAAAAATATTCAAAAAATGTTTCTGGATATGAGCCAATTCATGAGTTGGCCGAAGCTCATCACATTCCATTTCGGAAGTTTAAAAATATAAACGAAGATCTCTATGTGAAAGAGATTACTGATCACCATCCAGATTATATTTTTGTGGTCGGATTGTCTCAACTCATAAAACCAGAAATTATTCATGCTGCAAGAATTGGTACAATCGGATTTCATCCCACTCCCCTTCCAAAATTCAGAGGAAGAGCCGCTTTAGTTTGGCAAGTCTTATTAGGCGTACGAGAAACAAAATGCTCTCTATTTTTTATAGATGAAGGCATGGACTCTGGCGATATTGTGGCACAGGAAGCGTATGTAATTGAAGATTCTGATTATGCAATCGATGTTCAAGATAAGAGTAATGAAGCGCTTCAACGCATGATGCATCGGGTGCTACCTCAGATGTTGGATGGAACCGTTACATCGGTTAAACAGAATGAGGAAGAAGCGACCTATCTACTAAAGAGAACACCTGAAGATGGACGAATCGATTGGCAAGAACCTGTAGAGGCAATTCAACGATTAATAAGGGCGGTTTCAAAACCATACCCAGGTGCTTTTTCTCATTATAATGGACAGCATAAATTGATCTTTTGGCGAGCGGATTATTTGGAAAATAAAAAATATGTCGGGATACCGGGGCAAATTGCACAAATTACGAACGACTATATCGATATTGTTTGTAAAGGTGGGTTACTTCGAGTTACCGAGTTTGAGAATATTGATGATGTGCAAATGAGAGCGGGCTATAAATTTAAGTGA
- a CDS encoding 5'-3' exonuclease, giving the protein MNKDKPHVLVIDGMALLFRSFFATAMSGNFFKNDKGIPTNAVQGFARHVLAAQQLMQPTHLAICWDKGMNTFRNDLYDGYKANRPKPAEELVPQFDMAQDLSEHLGWMNFGIVGMEADDTIASITHKWQDDARFTIVSGDKDLLQLLHPSTEIAFTKKGFTIYDVYNEARFLEEYGISPLLFPDVKAFMGDSSDGYAGVKGIGPKTALQLVQTYGTVEKVIDSLHLLKAGQRTKIETDLQMLHLSKQLATIRRDVPIEAELDQLVVQNIDSTKLDYLYDHGYTILARQLKN; this is encoded by the coding sequence ATGAATAAAGATAAACCACATGTACTAGTAATAGATGGAATGGCTTTATTGTTTCGCTCGTTTTTCGCAACGGCAATGTCAGGTAATTTTTTTAAAAATGACAAAGGGATTCCGACAAATGCCGTACAAGGATTTGCTCGGCATGTATTAGCTGCACAGCAATTAATGCAGCCGACCCATTTGGCTATTTGTTGGGATAAAGGGATGAATACATTTCGGAATGATCTATATGATGGCTACAAAGCCAACCGACCAAAGCCAGCAGAAGAACTTGTACCTCAATTTGATATGGCACAAGATCTATCGGAACATTTAGGTTGGATGAATTTTGGCATTGTGGGGATGGAAGCAGATGATACAATAGCTTCCATTACACATAAATGGCAAGATGATGCGAGGTTTACGATTGTTAGTGGGGATAAGGATTTACTTCAGCTTCTGCATCCTTCCACAGAAATTGCCTTTACGAAAAAAGGATTCACTATTTACGACGTATATAACGAAGCTAGATTTCTAGAGGAATACGGGATATCACCACTTCTATTCCCAGATGTCAAAGCATTTATGGGGGATTCCAGTGATGGGTACGCAGGAGTAAAAGGGATTGGACCGAAAACAGCTTTACAATTAGTACAAACCTATGGAACAGTTGAAAAAGTGATAGATTCACTTCATTTGTTAAAAGCCGGGCAACGAACAAAAATTGAAACAGACTTACAAATGCTTCATTTATCTAAACAGCTTGCAACCATTCGACGAGATGTTCCAATAGAAGCAGAACTGGATCAGCTTGTTGTACAAAACATCGATTCTACTAAATTGGACTATTTATATGATCATGGGTACACGATTTTAGCTAGACAGCTAAAAAATTAA
- a CDS encoding UDP-3-O-(3-hydroxymyristoyl)glucosamine N-acyltransferase: MIRIKDITDFLDTKELPYTFIGDSELTIHRYVSIENIAANLISWIKDEKKMQAIMGKDITNSLIVSLKFDTSSFEKANFIFCDNPKAVYFTILNQFFHEETKVEFISATSVVEARSIGKQVYIGHHCYIGPEVVISDNVRIENNVSIQGKVTIGTDTIIRSGVVIGTDGFGYFENKDGINVRVPHFGGVIIGEDVEIGANTCIDRGTLGDVVIGNHVKINNLCHIAHNVIIGDHAMIAALVNISGSVLIKKNVFISPAATVRNQVTIGENSLIGLGAVVVKDVEDNAVIVGVPGKNIRKQEGGK, translated from the coding sequence GTGATTCGTATAAAAGATATCACAGACTTTTTAGACACTAAAGAATTGCCCTACACATTTATCGGTGATTCAGAACTCACGATTCATCGCTATGTTTCCATTGAAAATATTGCTGCCAATTTAATTTCATGGATTAAAGACGAGAAAAAAATGCAAGCCATTATGGGAAAAGACATTACAAATTCGCTCATTGTCTCACTAAAATTTGATACAAGTTCTTTTGAGAAGGCAAACTTTATTTTTTGTGACAATCCAAAAGCCGTGTACTTTACGATACTCAATCAATTTTTTCATGAAGAGACGAAGGTTGAATTTATTAGTGCAACATCGGTTGTTGAAGCGAGGAGTATCGGTAAACAGGTTTACATTGGTCACCATTGTTATATTGGGCCAGAAGTTGTGATTTCAGATAATGTACGAATCGAAAATAATGTTTCGATTCAAGGAAAGGTCACGATTGGGACAGATACAATCATTCGTTCAGGTGTGGTAATCGGTACAGATGGGTTTGGCTATTTTGAAAATAAGGATGGAATCAATGTAAGAGTTCCCCATTTTGGTGGTGTGATTATTGGTGAAGATGTTGAAATTGGGGCGAATACATGTATTGACCGAGGAACCTTAGGGGACGTGGTAATCGGGAATCATGTCAAAATTAACAACCTTTGTCATATCGCCCATAATGTCATCATTGGAGATCATGCAATGATCGCCGCGTTAGTCAATATCTCTGGAAGTGTGCTGATCAAGAAAAACGTCTTTATCTCTCCTGCAGCAACGGTTCGAAATCAAGTGACTATCGGCGAGAATAGTTTAATCGGATTAGGTGCGGTTGTTGTCAAAGATGTGGAGGACAATGCGGTGATTGTCGGAGTGCCTGGAAAAAACATTAGAAAACAAGAGGGTGGAAAATGA